The Methylomonas sp. UP202 DNA window CCGAACTTTAGTGCCGCGAAAGCGGTTTTGATCTATCAAGGCTTAGCGGCCGATGCCGTTGCCTATCCACGCGCCGGCGGCAGCGCCCAAACCCGCGCCCAGCGGGTCACCCTTGCTGATTTCGTAGCCGACCGCGCTACCGAGCGCGCCGCCAACCAAGCCTTCGGTCGAACGTCGATCATTGCTTGGATTAGTGCCGGGCATTTGCGCGTAACGCGGTTGTAATGCGGGAGCCGGGCGGTAAACGTGCTCCACGACGACCGGCTCGCGATGATGGTGACCGTGTTTGCGGTGCCCGTGCCCGTGGTCGTCGGCCATCGCAAAATTAGGAAAAACGAATCCGACGCAGACTACCAGCGTGGTTTTCAACATGATGACTCCATTTCAAGATTGTTAAGGAAAAGTCTAGTCACGCAAGCTGAATCCCGAATGAATAAACCATTAGGAATCGATTAAAACTAAAGAGGCTTGGCCGATAGGTCGGGACTGTTTACCGAATTTCGCTTCAATGTACACGAAAGTCAAAAAACGTGTTAGCATTTTTGCTCAGTTGACAGGTGGCTGTTCAACGCCATCATTTTCAGCGATGTCAAACGGTGCGACCGATTTTTTGGCGGGCTTGATGGTAGCGAATCGATTATACTGCAACTGTTCCGGTGCCTCGTTTTTTGCGGCGGCTAAGCTGCTGCGTAAACGTTTGGTTTTCAATGATTTCTAGGAGCTGTTCATGTTGATAAGTAGTCGAAATCGAGTAGTTGCGGGAATTAGCCGGGTAGTGCTAGTGGTGGCGGGTGTCTTATTGATATCACTAGGTTTGTCTCCCAGTATTCGGGCCGATAATCTATCGGAGCCGCCATTCGGCGGGGCGGGAGTCGGGTGTCCAACCAGTTTCCGGTAAGGCGATACGCTGAGCAAGGAGACTAGCGTAGTTCTCGGCTCGTAGAGGTGATTCTACTTGAACAGTTCGGCCATCGAAATCACGTTCTTCGCCATTTCGCCGATTGCCATGTTGCGGTCCATCGCCAATTTACGCAAGGCATGGTAAGCCTGTTCTTCGCTAAAGCCCTGCGATTTCATCAGGATCGCTTTTGCGCGGTCCACCAGCTTGCGATCTTCCAATTGGGTCTTGGTTTTTTTTAATTCGTCCTTGAGCGCCTGATGTTCCTTGAAACGGGCGATTGCGATATCGACGATGGATTTGATGCGTTTCGCTTCCAGGCCGTCCACAATGTAAGCGCTGACGCCTGCCTTAATGACTTTGTTGATGGTTTCGGTTTGCTGGTCCTCGGCAAACATCACCACCGGCAACGAATAGCTCTGATTGATTTCGACGATGGTTTTCAGAATCGGCTCGGTAGGGGTGTAAAGATTGAGTACCACCACGTCCGGGTGCAAGGTTTGCACGATGCGCAGCATATCCAACTCCTGCAGCTTCAACGTGGCGACTTCGCAGCCGTGTTGGCGTAGCGTGCGTTCCAGTACGCGGTCGCTGTCGAATTCGTCCACGACTAAGACATTCAACGCTGTCATCGTCAATCCAGCTCGATTTGTACCAAGCTGCCGTCCGGCATGATTTCGGTGATAAAGTTTTTTGGTTCCCTCAGAAAATAAATCAACCCGAGTAGGATCGCGCACGCGCCGCCCAACATCAGAAAAAAGCTGAATGTGGAGACGAAAGTCAGCAAGATTAGAAACACGATGGCGCCGGCATTACCGTAAGCACCGACGATGCCGGCGACTTCGCCGGTGATCGAACGCTTGATCAACGGCACGAACGCAAAGATGGCGCCTTCGGCCGCTTGCATGAACACCGAACAAATCAACGTGACGGTCACGCTCAAGGCGATGGACCAGTCCGGCGAAATCCAGGCCATCGCCAGATAGCCGACCGCAAGTCCGGCCACGAACAGCGTCAACGAGAGTTTGCGGCCGATCTTGTCGCTGAGCCAGCCGCCGGCCGGCCGGGCGACGACATTGGTCACCACGAAGCTGGAGGCCAGCAGGCCGGCATCCAGCATGTCTATGCCCTGGGTCTCGTGAAAGGTATGGAAAAAAAACATCGGTAACATCGATAGCACCGCCAATTTGGACCCGAACGTGACCAGATACGCGATCGCCAGTATGAACACTTGCTGGTAGCGGTAATGGTGAATGCTGGGAATGGGGGCGCTTAGTTTGTCGGCGTTGTTGTTGACGAGTTGATGAGCATGAGCCAGGAATAACAGCCATATCGTCAACTGGATACCCAGATGCCAAGTTAAGCTTAACACCGGCGTTGCCGGTGTCGCCAGCTTCCAGGCCAGCAGCGAAATCGTCGCGTACAAAGGTATCAGGCTGAACATGTACAAAAACAGATCGCGGATGCTGGAAACTTCCATCGCCAGAGGTCGGCGGGTTTTCAGGCCCGCCAGTTCCGGCGGCAAATTCTCAACGCTGAAGTAATAAATGATCGAATAAACCAGCGCGATCGCGCCGGTCAGTGCCACCGCATAGCGCCAGCCGTGCTCTGCGCCGAAATAAAACGCCAGGCCTGGCAGAAAAATGGCCGCGAATGCCGAGCCGAAATTGCCCCAGCCGGCATAAATACCTTCGGCGGTGCCGACCTGGCTGGCCGGAAACCAGTCGCCGATGATACGCACGCCAACCACGAAACCGGCACCGATAAACCCTAGCAAGAATCGCGACCAAGCCAATTCGGCGAAATTGTCGGCCGCGGCGAACATAAAGCAGGGGATGCTACAAACCGCCAACAACACGCTGTAGCTGATTTTTGCACCAAACCGGTCCACCAGCATGCCGGTCGCGACTCTGGCGGGAATGGTCAGCGCCACGTTCAGTAGCAACAAAATGTCGATTTCGGTTTGACTGATGCCCAGGTCTTGCTGAATCAAAACCAGCAGCGAAGCATGGTTAAACCAGACCACGAAGCTGATGAAAAAGGCCATCCAGCTCATGTGTAGCACTTTGGCCTTGCCTTGTAGCGACAGTAACTTGAACGGCGTAAAAGTCATGAAAGATCCGAACGATTGAATTTGGGTAAGCGGAAAGCAGATTGCATGCCAACGACTTCAACGAGTCAAGACGGTTGCGGTGTTGATACGGCCGCGCGACCGTGTGCTCAAGCGATAGACGGAGAGGGAAGCGTTGGAAATTGGGCATGGGTCTTGGTCAATCGTGGGCCAGTTTGGTGCGAATATTTTGTTGGTTTGCATTGTTTGGGTGCGCTGATCGTCGCGGTCGAGCGCCGTGAATTATATAAAATCGTTGTAAATCAATAGTAAGTGAGTTGTGGCATGGAATTTGATTGATTCTGGTCAAGTCTCGTCGTTGGACTTGCCCCCGAATTAGACCTGGACAAAGGCGTCCTGCGCGAATGATGTTAATCATTCGCCAGGGCGCCTTTTTTTTGGCCTGAACAAAAGTTTCCACGACGACCGTACCCGAGTTTGCTCGCAAAGTGAGCGGATTCGGAGCAATTCAGCCCAATTAACAGGAGTCGCGGATGAGCACGCAACAAACCTTGGTCGTGATCGGTAACGGTATGGTCGGCCAGCATTTTTTAACCGGCTTGGTCGAAAGCGAAATCGCTGGCCGCTACCGTGTGGTGACCTTTTGCGAGGAGCCGAGGCCGGCTTACGATCGGGTGCATTTATCGGCCTTCTTCGCCGGTAAGACCGCCGACGATTTGTCGCTGGTCGAGGCGGGCTTTTTCGAACAACACGGTATCGAGATCCATCTGGGTGACAGAGCGATCGGTATCGATCGCCAGCGGAAGCAAGTGATTTCCGCCAACGGTGCGATCATCCAATACGACAAGCTGGTCTTGGCGACCGGTTCCTATCCGTTTGTACCGCTGATCGCCGGCCGGGATCGCCCGCGTTGTCTGGTGTATCGCACGATAGAAGATTTGGAGGCGATCAAGGCCGCCGCCGCGGAATCCCGGATCGGTGCCGTGATCGGCGGTGGGCTGTTGGGACTGGAAGCGGCCAAGGCTTTGAAGGATTTGGGCTTGGAAACCCATGTCGTCGAATTCGCCTCGCGGCTGATGGCGGTGCAACTCGACGACGGCGGTGCCGCGATGTTGAAGCGGAAAATCGAGGCCTTGGGCGTCGTTACCCATTTGAATAAAAACACCACCGCGATCATCGACGGGGAAACGGCCTTGCACCGGATGACCTTTGTCGACGGCAGTCATCTGGAAACCGATATCGTGTTGTTTTCCGCCGGGATTCGGCCTCGCGACGAATTAGCCAGTGCCAGCGGTCTGGCGGCCGGGTCGCGCGGCGGGATTGCGATAGACAATCAGTGCCGGACTTCCGATCCGGATATTTACGCGATCGGCGAATGCGCGTGCTGGAATGGCCAGATCTTCGGTTTGGTCGCGCCGGGTTACGCGATGGCCAGAACCGTGTTGGCCGACTTAGCCGAGGCTGACGCGGCCTTTACCGGTGCCGACATGAGTACCAAATTGAAGCTGATGGGTGTCGATGTCGCGAGCATCGGCGACGCTCAGGCCCGGACGCCCGGTGCGCTGGTCTACAGTTATCAGGACGGCGCCGGCGAAATCTATAAACGGTTGGTAGTCAGCGCGGATAACCGGCACTTGCTGGGGGCGGTGCTGGTCGGCGACGCGGCCGATTACGGCACCTTGCTGCAATATTGTTTGAACGGTATAGAACTGCCGGCGCAACCGGATACGCTGATTTTACCGGCGCGCGGCGACGCGCCGGCCGGACTCGGCGCGGATGCCTTGCCGGCCAGCGCCCAAATCTGTTCCTGTCACGACGTTAGCAAGGGCCAAATTTGTGACGCCGTCGCCGCCGGTTGCGTCAGCATCGGCGATTTAAAAGCCGCCACCAAGGCCGCCACCGGCTGCGGCGGTTGCAGTGCCTTGTTGAAGTCGGTGCTGGATAGCGAACTGACCAAACTCGGCGTCGCGGTCAGCACCGATCTTTGCGAGCATTTTCCGCATACTCGCCAGGACTTGTACCATTTGGTGATGGTCGGCCAGATCAAGACCTTCGACGAGTTGTTGGACCGGCACGGACACGGCTTGGGATGCGATGTCTGCAAGCAAGCGGTTGGCTCGATCTTGGCTTCGTATTGGAACGACTACATACTGGAAAAACCGCATGTGGGTTTGCAGGATACCAACGATACCTTTTTGGCCAACATCCAAAAAGACGGCACTTATTCGGTGGTTCCGCGCATCGCTGGCGGCGAAATTACCCCGGAAATGTTGATCGTGCTCGGCCAAGTCGCTAAAAAATACCGTTTGTATACCAAAATCACCGGCGGTCAGCGCGTCGATTTGTTTGGTGCCAGGGTCGAGCAATTACCGGTGATTTGGCGGGAATTGATCGCGGCCGGCTTCGAGTCCGGTCATGCTTACGGCAAATCCTTGCGCACCGTGAAATCCTGCGTCGGCAGCACTTGGTGCCGCTACGGCGTCGACGACAGTGTAGGGCTGGCGATCGAATTGGAAAATCGCTACAAAGGCTTGCGGGCGCCGCATAAAATCAAAATGGCGGTGTCCGGTTGCACCCGCGAATGCGCTGAAGCGCAGGGTAAGGACATCGGCGTGATCGCCACTGAAAACGGTTGGAACTTGTATGTGTGCGGTAACGGCGGCATGAAGCCGCGCCACGCCGATCTGTTCGCGACCAATCTGGATAGGGGAACCTTGATTCGCTACATCGACCGGTTGCTGATCTTTTACGTGCGCACCGCCGCGCGCCTGCAACGGACCTCGGTGTGGCTGGAAAATCTGGACGGCGGCTTGGCTTATTTAAAAGATGTGGTGATGGCCG harbors:
- a CDS encoding ANTAR domain-containing protein; protein product: MTALNVLVVDEFDSDRVLERTLRQHGCEVATLKLQELDMLRIVQTLHPDVVVLNLYTPTEPILKTIVEINQSYSLPVVMFAEDQQTETINKVIKAGVSAYIVDGLEAKRIKSIVDIAIARFKEHQALKDELKKTKTQLEDRKLVDRAKAILMKSQGFSEEQAYHALRKLAMDRNMAIGEMAKNVISMAELFK
- a CDS encoding MFS transporter, giving the protein MTFTPFKLLSLQGKAKVLHMSWMAFFISFVVWFNHASLLVLIQQDLGISQTEIDILLLLNVALTIPARVATGMLVDRFGAKISYSVLLAVCSIPCFMFAAADNFAELAWSRFLLGFIGAGFVVGVRIIGDWFPASQVGTAEGIYAGWGNFGSAFAAIFLPGLAFYFGAEHGWRYAVALTGAIALVYSIIYYFSVENLPPELAGLKTRRPLAMEVSSIRDLFLYMFSLIPLYATISLLAWKLATPATPVLSLTWHLGIQLTIWLLFLAHAHQLVNNNADKLSAPIPSIHHYRYQQVFILAIAYLVTFGSKLAVLSMLPMFFFHTFHETQGIDMLDAGLLASSFVVTNVVARPAGGWLSDKIGRKLSLTLFVAGLAVGYLAMAWISPDWSIALSVTVTLICSVFMQAAEGAIFAFVPLIKRSITGEVAGIVGAYGNAGAIVFLILLTFVSTFSFFLMLGGACAILLGLIYFLREPKNFITEIMPDGSLVQIELD
- the nirB gene encoding nitrite reductase large subunit NirB, which translates into the protein MSTQQTLVVIGNGMVGQHFLTGLVESEIAGRYRVVTFCEEPRPAYDRVHLSAFFAGKTADDLSLVEAGFFEQHGIEIHLGDRAIGIDRQRKQVISANGAIIQYDKLVLATGSYPFVPLIAGRDRPRCLVYRTIEDLEAIKAAAAESRIGAVIGGGLLGLEAAKALKDLGLETHVVEFASRLMAVQLDDGGAAMLKRKIEALGVVTHLNKNTTAIIDGETALHRMTFVDGSHLETDIVLFSAGIRPRDELASASGLAAGSRGGIAIDNQCRTSDPDIYAIGECACWNGQIFGLVAPGYAMARTVLADLAEADAAFTGADMSTKLKLMGVDVASIGDAQARTPGALVYSYQDGAGEIYKRLVVSADNRHLLGAVLVGDAADYGTLLQYCLNGIELPAQPDTLILPARGDAPAGLGADALPASAQICSCHDVSKGQICDAVAAGCVSIGDLKAATKAATGCGGCSALLKSVLDSELTKLGVAVSTDLCEHFPHTRQDLYHLVMVGQIKTFDELLDRHGHGLGCDVCKQAVGSILASYWNDYILEKPHVGLQDTNDTFLANIQKDGTYSVVPRIAGGEITPEMLIVLGQVAKKYRLYTKITGGQRVDLFGARVEQLPVIWRELIAAGFESGHAYGKSLRTVKSCVGSTWCRYGVDDSVGLAIELENRYKGLRAPHKIKMAVSGCTRECAEAQGKDIGVIATENGWNLYVCGNGGMKPRHADLFATNLDRGTLIRYIDRLLIFYVRTAARLQRTSVWLENLDGGLAYLKDVVMADKLGIAADLERQMQHVIDTYQCEWKTTLADETSLKRFRHFVNSDLGDDDVVFVEERGQIRPADPDERKHFKLIEEAA